Proteins encoded within one genomic window of Chrysemys picta bellii isolate R12L10 chromosome 6, ASM1138683v2, whole genome shotgun sequence:
- the LOC135984364 gene encoding uncharacterized protein LOC135984364, with translation MTQKLLTEMVLNITEAGKALQWDLACSEIQDFLNDQLMAIWNDLEHQAWPTALTDTSGVPSDLWPWRHTWRLSGWKCGRSQCSFQAYGPVQGVWAPTYRILPGPWGGCMWDWVIHRDIWEIRPPGMPNRFLVSAPGITPDIWMGLGSQWTFWPLEPPQLQCIRKLKPGEVVTVYDYVCWEGRGQGTTLTGHLLFQANDSCVYVNATTLQDMHFNLTTTAGNHIIYWPADRVLQVALRFQIPFNWTSLVPDRFQNLFSLLPEIQEISEVQGQIHMLQNIYQVKKYAFQTAYRVSTLCTKYDVLCFMTKTVQQPHHILAMGMLLLVLLLVSLGLCYCCCKGRNNSNTFHVHANHALSLHPNKTPKIEASDVESEVQDLMQIEI, from the coding sequence atgacccagaagttgctgacagagatggtattgaatatcactgaggctgggaaggcattgcagtgggatctagcatgttcagaaattcaggatttcctgaatgaccagctaatggccatttggaatgatctagagcatcaggcttggcccactgcccttacagacacatcaggagtaccatctgatctgtggccatggagacatacttggagactttctgggtggaagtgcggacgttctcaatgctccttccaagcatatggaccggttcagggggtgtgggctcccacataccgtatcctgccgggtccatggggaggatgcatgtgggattgggtaattcaccgagacatttgggaaattagaccacctggtatgcccaatcgatttttagtcagtgctcctgggattacacctgacatttggatggggttaggaagtcaatggacattttggccgttagaacccccacagcttcagtgtatacgtaaactgaagccaggagaagttgtcactgtttatgactacgtttgctgggagggtaggggacaaggaactaccctgacaggacacttactttttcaagctaatgatagctgtgtgtatgttaatgccaccacattgcaagacatgcattttaatctcactaccactgcaggcaatcatattatttactggcctgcagatagagttttgcaagtagcccttaggttccagataccctttaattggactagtttagtacctgatagatttcagaatttgttttcactgttaccagagattcaggaaatctctgaagtacaagggcaaattcacatgcttcaaaatatttatcaagttaaaaagtatgcctttcagacagcttatagagtatccaccttatgtactaagtatgatgtattgtgttttatgactaagactgtacaacaaccccatcatattcttgctatgggaatgttattgcttgtgttgctattagttagtttaggattatgttattgttgttgtaaaggacgtaataatagtaatacctttcatgttcatgctaatcatgcattgtcattacatccaaacAAAACCCCTAaaattgaagcatctgatgtagaatctgaagtccaagatttaatgcaaatagagatttga